The window cggcaacgttacttgtgcacattagtgatccgtaccttccatttcatacataccatatcatattggtatcatcttggtaccatatcatctcttgtgtcacaagattgttcccgcatatacaaaATTGCTATCTTGGGttgtgcatttcgcatagtggccatataaaaaagaataagcttttacgcaaaagaaaaagagagcaaagagcttgtaaACAATAGCCATaacatcataccacattgcacataagattgtcatatccgatcatcttggatcatattgAGAAGAACACCAGGAACATCATACTTGGGATAGGAAGCtcatacattttgcatcttataggttctgcacaagtgtcgtatccgcctactGAGCAATTGTGCAAGcgtctctctagagttgtgcaacacgagcgttttccgtggattccacattttgtgctcattccatggttgcacgaccccatttatctatccgtgtgtgtgtttctgtgtgccacatattgctattggtctacttgtttcacttgcgaatttgtgaatcttttccaacattattgactcttgctaacttttgcatcaaatttctgtgccactatcctcaccgagctccaccataagccttacttgtgtaggtgtgagaattgacaagatccggtaccaattgtgctatttccttgatacattattgagtgatcattgatccatcttcaacattggaaAGGTACATTTGGTCTAGTTCTTTTCTTTCTTCCACTTACATTTTCTCGGTCTTATGATGGATAGGCAAGggatttcatctccggtcttccacgacaacgacggcgcgaacAACTAGATCACCAAAACGTCCATCTTCGGACTACAACAAGTTGGACGCAAAATTGGATGACATCCGACACGTGTGGGccaactacaagtcttcttcctcTTTGTCATCTTCAAGGTGGATACCCTCCAGTCACAAGTCTCCGAAATAGCCACACGATGAGAGTACCGCGCGGCACCGTCATCATCTTCGAGATGACCGCCAAGACGACCGCAAGCCCAAGGTGTATGGCGACGACGAGCGCCATCGACTACAACAACACCGTCACCACCGAGAGGAAGCTGCGGCTACTACCACCACTtaggcatcttcgccaagtgttaTCAAGCCATCTTCGCCTTTGGATGTACGACATCTTCGCCTACCTCCGACGAGTACGCCTAcatcggccttcatccacggcgacggtgacgagatgatcgagcatgggattttcccttcggtcatggaggagagcgatgatgtgccatcttcggccttcgtCCACGGCGACGACgatgagatggttgagcatgggattttcacttcgaccacggcgacatatgatgacttgagtgacttgtgccaccatattgagagtgagagtgacttcaccaatagccccatatatgatgagttgccacaattcccatgtgaggagagccacaacccccaccacttgagtgagatgagtgactccaccatatgtgacattgagtgcacctattttgagggagtgagtgaaccaccacagaGAGAGAGTCTGATAGTTGATtgggcatgtgaggccactatgatttctaacgacttaacctctacctctattgtgtcttctcctacggtgctaggtcccatatatgatgatgcGCCGATCCCTGACGACTTCGTCctccctttggacaagacgatggccatggtggaatatgatgcaccccccacatggttccatcatgatgaagatgatgaccaccatgtggtctttgccacctcacctacaccacttgagtggaatgaacaagcactactaggaaaagggctatagatggaatggccactaatggcgcaccagacatgtggtgcgccattgctatatagcaatggcgcaccatgtgctggtgcgccattagtgtgaaagacactaatggcgcaccagacaaacagtgcgccattagtaacaaaatttttattattttatttttccaaacatactaatggcgcaccaggacacagtgcgccattactagttctaactagtaatggcgcaccaggacacagtgcgccactactatattttttattttttattttttgcaaaactattaatggcacaccagggaacagtgcaccattactagcgatccccctccatctcgatcgctattccacctcgccagatccggcccccctcgccgccgagcaccccccgcaccctctaccccgctccaccgggcgccgccgccgaccccccgcaccctcccccgctccaccgcctccgacgacccaccgcacccttccctgctccaccgccgccgccgacgacccaccgcaccctcccccgctccaccgccgccgacgacccaccgcaccctagctcccctgctccaccgccgccgatgacccaccgcaccctccccggcccgctccaccgccgccgacgaccccctgcaccctctccggcctgctccaccgtcacaaatgaatgctatagctaattcctccctctccctcgccagttccccttcgtccctctcccccgcgccagttcctctccgtccgctcccaatccgcgcccccgccgcctccctctccccatcctcccctccgaccccaccccactctcgccggagcagcgccgcagggccgacaccaacctcgccctcgcccgcgcgcgccccaacctccgcctcgcattcaacagctacacattctacaccgaggacaaggacatgaagagcgatggttatcagaactccggggtaacgatggaatcctacaccggtaacgacaaggacagagcaccccccgcaacccccgacgacccaccgcaccctcccccgctccaccgccgccgagcagcccccgcaccctgtttttataaaaattattactatttttataaaaaatattactgttatgatttaaacaagtttcaacatatttaaacacaaataaatatcaaacagcattttaaatgcattttttataaaaattattactgtttttataaaaaaaatattagtgttatgatttaaacaagtttgaacatatttaaacacaaataaatatcaaacagcattttaaatgcataaaaaaaattggggagcctgggaatcgaacccaggacctcctagtgtgtgtgctgcgtgctgaccagtcgggctagtgggcgtgttctgatggagatagggttaggtgggatataacctgaccagtcgggctagtaagtaaaacaaaattctcatggcgcaccagggggaggtgcgccattagaatcgacgtacttatggcgcaccagggggaggtgcgccattagaatttttatacttgttcccctcgcactgtcgcctccctcccttcctcgctcgccagatcccccactcctcgaccccaaccgtacgccgccgcccccttgctccgccccctccgtccaccgcccctgcagcagccggcgagcgcggccccgacgcgcccatcccgcctgcccctgccgtcctccgccaccgGCCCCTGCTCTCCTTCGACCGCGGCGAGCGAGGACCCGGAAGAGCTCGGATCCCGACTGCGACCCCTTcgccgacccccccccccccccgacccctccggcgaccaggtacctctcctccttcctccttcctccctctctccaccaTTCCCCATTCCCTCCCACCTGTCCAGCGCCGACTCCATCACCATGGACTGACTCCCTCGCAGTCGAGATCCGCCCCGTCGACGTCTAGCAGCCCAGCTCGACCTCCAGCCACtccagctccctggtgcgccaaAAAGGTGGCAGCTCGTAGCCTCGTACATTGCTTTCAGTATGGGTGTAGAATCTCTAGCAGATAGTTCACTAGTATAACAACAATGGTCATTGTTTAGTATTTGGCACTTCAACAATGttatttttttgttcttttgcaAAGATTAGAGTGCAGCAGCCCTGTAGATTGTGATTaattactatatgattcagttctAAATATTTTGTTTTATGATCCCAGTGCAAAGGAATTCATATTTTAGTTTACATCTGTCTATGTAGTGTGTTGTGAAGGCCAAGTTTGAGAAGTGGTGGTGTCGCAGAGCAATCCTCTCCCTTGACAGGTACAATGTCCACTCTTCCACATGTCTTAgtttttttaatgcaattgcTTCATTGCCATATTACATCATTAACTGTTATATATTCCAAATCGTGCAAAACTTCAATAGGGCAAACCTTATGTGATGATACAGGTTGTTAGTTGCTACTAGAAAGTGTTGAGAGATATTAAAGCGGTGTAACAATTGCTGTCGGGTTTAGCAACTGATATCTTCTTCATCTCCTTTTGCACTGCTTACATGTAAGGTATTGTAGTTTAGGTGCTTCTTTCACCAGCTGCAAAACAATGCAGCTGGTGCTTGATGCATGTGTTAATGCATGTGTTAATGCTAGTAAGCTCCTGTTATGGGTCTCAAGCATGAATGTACCCCAAGATTTCTATTGGAACTGGACATGTGTTAATGCAATTAGGTGCTTCTTTCACCAGCTGCAAAACAATGCAATTTCATACGTTTTCACCAGCTGCAAAACATCATAAAAATACCATTAGGTACTTCCGTAAACACAAAAATAGAAACAATGCAAGACATGGCATGTCTCTGATCCTCTGTTTTCTTTTTTCATTGGTTGCATTTTGATCCTAAATGTCAATCAATAAGTCTATTATTAGGAATCAGCAAAGTTGATTATCTATTCTACATAATTTCTAATCTGATGTTTGCATTTCCTAACTGTAGCATTTTTTTCTCAGACCAAGGCAAATGAAATCGACTAAAGAATGAAATAGCATTTACCAATTACCACTAACCATGGCACTAATGTTTCACCTTAGATCATATGTTTGTTCTCTGATACACATGTGGGAAACCTTCTAAACAACAACCTATTAATGGTAATTGTTCTTTGTATTGTGGAATACATCGCATGTTTTATAAATTGGGTCAGATGTATAATTAGTCGATGTATAATCCtggtactaattggtctcttctgctgcttatcagagatggggggtggggagcagccaccgccgctctgcctcaccggagtacgagttggatgctttcgagttcttcagtatcatacttgggacttcagtatcagCCACAAGGTAGGTATATAaaacgagagatctccccttcacccatctcattatgataactctgttgtttgctacatcactccttgtcccaaattgcagaggctgcctgacacttttatgaacatgctgggtgaagatccgccacataatgtgaagctccgacaggccggcagcggggttcgcaggctgtgggacgtggagttggtgatcgaggagggccacatgtacctgtgtcgtggctgggagaagttctacagtgcctacgacctacagaccgggtactttcttctcttcaggtacgacgatgacgccacaatgctcatcgtgaaggttttcaacacgactatgtgtcgcatgcgctacactgacgacgaagatgccagtgcgttctgcctcttcttattcctctacatttggctttgtcgcacatcgattgttaacggccattgttgcatttggacaggcaatgggagcagcagcagcgacactggctacagccaaagcagcagcgattatggttgtagcaaaagcaacagcgattctggctttagcgaaagcagcagcgattctggcagcagcaaagacagcaagaaggatgatccggactggagtgggggagaagaggagcagagtgggccgctgcaggatgacgatgggcatcaggctgaggatgacctagcgctggtggtggctgaccaagggcaagagatggtggtggctgaccatgggcaagagatggtggtggctgaccatgggcaagagatggtggtggctgaccatgggcaagagatggtggtggctgaggatgacctagcgatggtcgtgcccgtcctgcctgaaggtggcctcgcgatggtggtggtgcctgacaatgaccacgcaccggtggtggcgccggcgatcccacagctgggcgacatgaccacgccaattgtggtagaagactacatcccacagctgcctccaccgcctcgccgctcttggcgcatcaggctgaggaaggagaaggagaagaacaatgagaactgaactatgtgaaacttttgtaatatggtgttggatggataacgatgttggatgaacaatgtgaaacttttgtaatatgtaacgatggaactatgtgttggctatgtatgtatatatgatgaaacttgtgtgttggatatgattgttatatggatgcttgttgtatatatatgtgttggatatctcatatgtgaaatagtgacctgagattaagaaaaaaacgatttttttaaaaaaatgctactaatggcgcacttccatctggtgcgctattagtataccagttactaatggcgcacctgtgggatactaatggcgcacccgtggtgcgccattagtataccagatactaatggcgcacctgtggtgcgccattactaaaatattctagtggcgtggtgctagtggcgcaccagtagtgcgccattagtaggcaaaactggtgcgccactagtaagcctttttctagtagtgaagGTAATATAGGTGAAgttgatgctctagtcccactagtggacattcttggcattgattgcttgcatgatgttgatccacctattgtcatgcttcatgctagtccgacttccccatgcgatgatttacccatttatgatgagtttgattgttgccatgtggagtctattactcgtgatgccatgttacataggatttcttgtgatcattctcttggtcacatcatgtttgacaatccgcttgacttgtcatatgctatgcatgagatcaacaatatgtcatatttgcaatctcatcgtagtgactatgcatatgccatcaacataaacccaatttgcacatatggcatagatgacaagcccatggttattggcatttgtttttcttgtggtgatattgatatgctccctttgcatcatttatctcatatgccatgccatgaccgcctagcttcggatatgcattgttttggatgttctccattttctccatatgatgtttccactATTGCTCATGTGGAGACCcacatagtttcctcatacatattgggagattttgatgcattccatactttgcatgattcccatgattgcgtgcaccatatgcattccatgaataacaatgctctacatatttctaatgatgcattacacaatttgagtctctaTTATGATATACAGAACAACAAAACTCataatggatgatgtgtacatctatcacgcacacacaatttttcctttgtatttgttttgtgtaggtacccatgaatacttgtcaacctcgcaatcccacgagttgacaaaacaagctctagagagcaatgatgacttgggatccaaTGGATGGTCTTTCCCACCACTCTCTTCATGCAAAGACTTtgcgcatttcttctacatggccctcatATGGTcatgggttattgtccattacatactatatgcccatcttgccatgttcactttgcatggcATGCTTATTCcgatgcctttgccatgcatttgtgacccatgcttagcattacacatgatgattgattctcatacttgtatgtgtatttgcatgcttggtggagatattgtttgttattgccatgttttctatgtgccccatgcctatgatgatacattgatcttgctttgtgttcgtgcttgcgatatgtcatgtgcattgtctatgcctattatttgctcacatgacatgatttccatgatttcctctagttgGTTGCATCTTTGCGCCACTAGTTTGTGCGACATGATTTCTATGCTTGCTTCGTGTAGTGCACCGCCCATGATACATACTTGCTCATATCACATGTTTGGTTGCACCAATGTCATCatttcacatatgccatgtcccttTGCTTGTCACTTgcttgacttgattgcctcacacatgatgaacaattgctctttccgttgtgttgagtgccacacaaTTTTCACTATACCATGTGCACATTATGCTCGGATTGTCTTGCACTTaccccatgtgtttagacatcttgtcttatttggtgttgtgaatggtTCATATGCATACCATAGACCATTTGTTGAGCAATTTATGCATGCTTGTTATGACATTGAGGTAGATGCTTGTTTACTTGTCCCACATATTAGCACATTTACCTCACCTTTGCATGATTGTTTCCATGATGTTTTTCCATGTGCTCAATTTAGATGCTTAAATGCCATACCACACTTCCTTGTCAAAccatatgctatgcttgatgacaatacttgtttggtgaatcacctcttgaatgcttggttttgcacttaagctaaccacatttgtttttccaagtgtttgttatacttgctccttttgaaggaatcacaagacggtgcgccattggagagtgcccattttgAGCATCAACATGATAAATACTTGGTGGTTGTCCACTTCCACACGGTGACgccctctctttcccatggtgatgtAGTTCACGATCTGTGGACAgatctctcccaagggggggagatgatgcagagcatcccTCGACCATCCTCATGGACGTCACACCACCACCGCAAGCACGGAGTGGACCTACGACGAGAGCTCGCGCACGTGCCGTCGAGACCGAGGTTAACTCTTTCCTCTTCGAGTTTCTTTTG is drawn from Aegilops tauschii subsp. strangulata cultivar AL8/78 chromosome 1, Aet v6.0, whole genome shotgun sequence and contains these coding sequences:
- the LOC141039317 gene encoding uncharacterized protein is translated as MNMLGEDPPHNVKLRQAGSGVRRLWDVELVIEEGHMYLCRGWEKFYSAYDLQTGYFLLFRYDDDATMLIVKVFNTTMCRMRYTDDEDASNGSSSSDTGYSQSSSDYGCSKSNSDSGFSESSSDSGSSKDSKKDDPDWSGGEEEQSGPLQDDDGHQAEDDLALVVADQGQEMVVADHGQEMVVADHGQEMVVADHGQEMVVAEDDLAMVVPVLPEGGLAMVVVPDNDHAPVVAPAIPQLGDMTTPIVVEDYIPQLPPPPRRSWRIRLRKEKEKNNEN